The following DNA comes from Mesorhizobium sp. B2-1-8.
CGATTTCCGGATCGACATTGTCGGTCGAGACGCTGAAGGCCGGTCCTTCGGGAACGAGATAGCCGATCTCCTTCAGGAACGCCTTGTAGGCCTCCATGTCGATGGGCGCGCCATTGTCGCGATACCAGCCGTCGAGCTTTGCCTGCATGGCGTCGCGTTTTGCCAGCAGCGCCCGGTTCTTGGGCGCGAGATCATGGACGACGGCCGAAAACCCATCCCAGAAGTGCGTCGCTTCGATGCCGGTGCCGGGTAGCGCTTCGTCGACGACGAAGTCATGCAGCTCGCGGGCAATGCGCAATCCGGCGATCTCGATGCGATCGGTCATCAGGGCTTCTCCAGATGAAAGGCTTTGCGGGGCGTTTGGCATGTCAGGGGTGCAGGGTCAATTCGGCTTAGGGTGAAGGTGGGGCATTTTGGGCGGTTAGCCAATCTCCCCCCTCGTGGGGGAGATGCCCGGCAGGGCAGAGGGGGGCGCGAAGGATCGCCGACGCTGCCCATCTTGCCGTGGAAATGTCATCCCCACCAAAAAGTTGGAGCAAAGGGAGAACGGAGATGCTGGCGGGACAGCGCCCCCCTCTGGCCTGCCGGCCATCTCCCCCACGAGGGGGGAGATCGCTCTTCTTCCTCAAACCGCGATCCTCGGCCTGCCCGAGGCAACCGCCACGACATGCGCTTCGATGAACATGCGCTGCGCTTCGACGGTCGAGACACGAAACTCGGTCGCAACGTCGATCTCGGCGCTGTCGGTGCCGGCATCAAGGGCACGCTGGGCGACGATGGCGCGCACGTCGGCCTCGGCGGCCGCGATCGCCGCCGCCTCGTCGAGGAAATCGCGCACCGTCTCACCCGAGGCAAGCCGGAACAGGCCTTCCTTGGGCTGACTGACGCGGGCCTCGGCGGACACCCTGACCTGGCCGACGACGGCGCCGAGCGCGTTGGCGACATCGGTATCCCGGGGCACCAAGCACTCATTGCCGACCAAGGGCGCCAGGCCGGCATAGTGCAGGGGGGCCGACGCGCCGAGCCCGATGACCGGCCGGTCGAGCGCGACGCTGAGGCGGGCGATGCCGGGGTGGGCGTCGACGGCGCGCTGGACCAGCGCGTGCGCCACGGTCGCCGCGCCATCGAGCCCGTCCTCGGCAAAGGCGGTTTCCAGGATGTATTCGGCCGACCAGCGCGTCAGCGTCACCAGCACGCGTTCCGAAATCACCTCCGGTGATGCGGCGATAGGCTGGCCACGACCATCGCGCCTGCGGGCGAACAGTTCTGCGCCGAGGCGGGCGGCGGCGGCATCCCAGTTCGCCTGCTTGCCGAGCACATGCGCGGCGTCCGACGGGGTGAAGCCTGAGATATGCACCAGCCCTCGCGAGACCAGCCGGTTCAGCGTGGCGTTCTGGGCGTTCGAGGTCAGCAGCCTGTCGAGGGCGAGCGGCGTCGCGCCGATCGCCTCATAGAGCTTTGTCTCGGGGGCGGTCAGCCCCGCGGCGAGCCGGTCCGGCACGCCGGTGCGGACCGCGAAGCGGCCATCCATGCGGCCGGTGTTGGGGGCGCGCAACTGGCGTTCGAGTTCCGCGGTCACCGCCTCGCCATGCGCCATGCCGGCCAGCGCCAGCGGCACCAGGCGGCGCGGCCCGAGCAGGATTTTCGGGTTGAGCGCGCCATCCTCCAGCGTCACCTCGGAATCGCCGCCGAGGCCGAACGTGCGCATGGCGACCGCCTCGACCATGGTACGGAAGCCGCCGACCGTGGCGCCTTCCGGATCGAGCCGCGGCCGGCCGCCATCGAGCACGGCGACGTCGGTGGTGGTGCCGCCAATGTCGGACACCACCGCATTGTCGAGCCCGGTCATGTGGCGGGCGCCGACCAGGCTGGCGGCGGGACCCGAGAGGATCGTCTCGATCGGCCGCTGGCGGGCAAACGCCGCCGAAACCAGCGCGCCATCGCCGCGCACCACCATCAAGGGAGCGGCGATGTTGCGCGCTGTGAGAAACCCCTCGGTCGCCGCCACCAGCCGGTCGATCATCGAGATCAGCCTGGCATTGAGCAGCGTGGTGAGCGCCCGGCGCGGGCCGCCGAGCTTGGCCGACAGCTCATGGCTCGATGTGACCGGCAGACCGGTCCTGTCGCGGATCAGTTCGCGGGCGGCGATCTCATGCGCGGGATTGCGGGTGGCGAAATAGGCGCAGACGGCAAAGCCGGACACCGAAACGCCGAGTTCCGGCAGCATCGCCTCCAGTCCGGACAGGTCGAGCTTTGCCGCATTGCCGTGCACATCATGACCGCCCGGACAAAACACCACCGGGTCGGTGCCGAGCGCCGTCTTCAGCCCATCGCGGGCAAGATCGGCCTCGGAGAAGCCGATCATGACCAGCGCCACCCGGCCGCCCTGGCCCTCGACCAGCGCGTTGGTGGCAAGCGTCGTCGACATCGAGACCAGCTTGATGTCGGCCGGATTGGTGCCAGCCTTTTCCAGCACCGCATCGACGGCGCCCGAAATGCCGACGGCCAGATCATGCCGCGTGGTCAGCGCCTTGGCCTTGGCCAGCACCTTGCCCTTGTTCGGCCCCTCTTGTGGGCCCTCGGTCTCGGACCACAGCACGGCATCGGTGTAGGTGCCGCCGGTGTCGATGCCGAGGAAGAGAGGGGCGGGCTTGGATTTGGCGGTCATTTTGGGGCGAAAGTCCGGGCAAATGGTTTGGTTGCCTGCCCTTAGCCGATACGGGCTTGCGGATAAAGTCGGGAGAGATGGGCCAAGGGACGCGGCACTGGCGCGGTGGAGAATTTATTGAAAGGTTTGGCGTGAGGCGCCCCCCTCTGTCCTGCCGGACATCTCCCCCTCAAGGGGGGAGATTGGCAGTTTCAGTGCCGGCGCTGCCCCAGCAACGTTGGCGATAGGCGAAACCCGGCGTGGCATCTGATCTCCCCACCTGAGGGGGAGATGCCCGGCAGGGCAGAGGGGGGCGCCTCGCGCCAACCTCCGCAGCTACCCCACAAACCCAACCTTCTTATGGCTGCCGTCGCAGAACGGCTTGTTCGCTGAATGGCCGCAGCGGCACAGGAAGACCTTCGTGGTGCGGTCGACCGTGTGGCCGGTGCCGGTGACGATCTCGACATTGCCTTCGAGTTTGAGCGGGCCGTTCGCGGTCGGCGTCGCCTTCAGCGGGCCATTACGGGTCTCCAGCGCTGGCGTATCCTTCAGCGCCGGTTCGCCGGTGGCGGCAAAGCCGGCCTTGATATGGCTGTTGTCGCAGAACGGCTTGTTCTGCGAGGCGCCGCAGCGGCAGAGCGTGGCGCGGAAAAACGTCTCGTCGCCAAGCACGATCTCGGCATGCACCGCCAGCGGGCCGTTTTCGCGCAGCCGCACGGTGTTGACCGCAGGCGGCTTTTCCTGCGGGCCGCCATCCTTGCGGACATAGGTGATGGCGCCCGAGGGGCAGTTCTCGGCCAGCGCGACGATCTTTTCGACGCTGGCCGCCTCGGGATGGATCCATTGGCCCGGCGCGTTGGGCACGAAGACATGCGGGTCGCCAAGCACGCAATTGCGCGAGTGGATGCAGCGTTTGCCGGAAAATCCGACGTCGATCTTGTCGCTTTCGACCATGCCGGCCATTGGCGTGCTCCCTGTTTGCCTGGACCACGCCGCCTGAATGACGCGGCGTGCCTTAGGTGTTTGGGTAGGCTATGGCTCCCAGCAGGAAAACCGTCAAGCTGGCAAACCGGTCAGGGGACCAGCTCGATCTCCTCGGTCTCGCCGCCGCTGCAGGTGTAGCAGCAATCCTCGCATTTTTCCTTGTTGCCGGGGCCGACGCCCCAATAGGTGCCCTCATCGCCATCGACCCAAGCGCCGTAGCAGATCGATTCGCCTTCATTGCAGGAAATCGGCAGCTGCTTGGTCTCGCCGTCGTCGAGATAGAAATCCTTGCCATTGCCCGGCCAGACATAGTCGCGGTCCTGGCTGTAGAGCTCGAGGCGCATGGCGTTTGGATGGCTGTTCTTGACGGCGAAGGTGACGTCGCCGGCATGGGCCGACGGCACCAGCAACATGGCGAGAGAAAGCGCGGCCAGCGAGCGGCGCGCATAGGCGCAGAACATGGTAACCCCCTGAATAAGCGGCCCATCTGGCCGCGCCGCAACCATCGCATGCCGTGCTGAATCGCGGAAGTGGGGCTGGTGACTGGATCCCTGACTTAATTTGGGTCCGACGCGCTTATGGCCCACCTTGTCTTACGGCACCAGGTCGATCGTCTCGGTCGTGTGCTCCACGCAGATGAAACAGCAGGTATCGCAGGGCTGGTCGTTGTCTGGCCCGACGCCAGCGGAAATCTTGTCATTGCCGTCGACCCAGGCGCCATAGCAGATGCGTTCGCCCTGATTGCAGGAGATCGGCACCGATTTCTGTGAGCCCGGATCGACGAGGAACACCTTGTCGCTGCCCGGCCAGACGGTCTCGCGGTCGCGGCTGAACAGCTCGACCGCGACCGCCTCCTTGCGCAGGTTCTTGACGAAAAACGCCATGTCGGCGGCCTCCGCCGAATTGGTCAGGACCAGTGCCGCCAGCGCAACCATGCGAAACAGCGTCACCGCCGACCTCCCTCGAATCATCGCGGGCAGACTGGCACGCTCGCCGGCAACTAGGAAGACAGCGGGCGCTGCGCAGTGATCTCGCGCCCAAGCCTCACGACTTCACGCACCAGCAGATCGAGATCGTCGCGTCGGGTGCGATGGTTGGTGATCGCCACGCGCAGCCAGTGTTCGCCATGCACGGTGGTGTCGGAGAGTGCGGCGATGCCTTGCTCCTGCAGCCGCAGCATGATCTCGGTGTTGAGCGCCTTCAGCGCTTCGCCCGCCAAACCGGGCTGGTAGCGGAAGCAGACGATGTTGATGGTCGGCGCCGCCGCCAGCTCCAGCGAAGGCTCGGCCTCGATCAGCCCGGCCAGATAGGACGCCTGCGCGATGTTCTGGTCGATCAGGCGGCCGAATTTTTCGACGCCATGTTCCTTCAGCGCCATCCACACTTTCAGCGCGCGAAAGCCGCGCGACGTCTGCAGGCCGTAATCGTGCAGCCATTCGCCGGAAGCGAGGCCGCGCGGCGTCGACTCCAGATATTCCGGCGTCACCGCGAAGCTCCGGCGGTGCGCTGCGGCATCCCTGACCAGCGCGCAGCCGACCTCGAAGGGTGCATGCAGCCATTTGTGCGGATCGAGCGCGATCGAATCGGCCCATTCGATGCCGGCAACGCGGTGGGCGTTTTGCGGCGCGATGGCGATCAGCGCGCCGATGCAGCCGTCGACATGGAACCAGAGGCCTTCCTCGTGCGCCAGCTTGGCAAGCGCCTTGAGGTCGTCGATCGCTCCGGTGTTGACGGTGCCGGCGGTGCCGATGATGCATGCCGGCTTGAACCCGGCTGCCCGGTCCTCTGCGATCGCCGCGCGCAGGGCCGATATGTCGATGCGCAGTCCGGCATCCGTCGGGATGCGGCGCAGCGCCCGGTTGCCGAGGCCAAGCGCTTCCATCGCCTTGCGGTGGCAGGAATGGATCTGGTCCGAGCCGTAGAATCGCAGCGGTTTTTCGATCGCGGCGACGCCGTGCTCGCGCACATCGATGCCGGCCTTGACGTTGCGCGCCACCGTCAGCCCGATGATGTTGGCCATCGAGCCGCCGCTGACCAGCGTGCCGGAGGCGGAGGCCGGAAAGCCCAGCATCTCCTTGCACCAGTTCACCACTTGCCCGTCCATCAGCCCGGCGGCGTGGTTGCCGCCGCCGAGGTTGGAGCCCTGGATCGCCGCGAGGAAATCGCCGAGCGCGCCGGTGAAGTTGCTCGACCCCATGTACCAGGACCAGAAGCGCGGATGGATGTTGCCCATTGGATAGGACATCACCGTGCGGGAGACCTCGCCGTAGACATCGGCCAGCGGCGCCGGCGCACGCGGCAGGGGTGCCGCGAAAAACGCTCGCACGTCCACGGGCATTTCCCGCCATACCGGGCGGTCGCGCACGTCGCGCAAATAATCGACGGCATCGTCGACGACCCGGCGCGACAGGGCCTGGACATCAGCCCAGTCGGCGGGGTCAAGCGCTTCTTCGGTTGCGACGCCGAGGGTTTCCTGCGCGATGTCCATGACTGCCTCCGTCAAGCCGCCGGGAATTGGCAGCCAGGCGTCGAGCGCGACAGCGCCAGCTCGTCGGCGTCCATCTCGGCCTCGATGCCGTCGAACAGCGGCGTCGACATATAGCGCTCGCCAGTGTCGGGCAGCATGCACAGGATTACCGATCCCGCGGGCGCCTTCTCCGCGATCTGGCGCGCCACGGCGAAGGTCGCGCCGCCGGAAATGCCGGTGAAGATGCCTTCCTTCTGGGCCAGCGCCCTGGCCCATTTGATACCGTCTGACCCGGCGATCGGGATCACCTCGTCGTAAAGGCTGGCATCGATCGCCTCCTGCAGGACGTTGGGGATGAAATCCGGCGTCCAACCCTGGATCGGGTGCGGCTCGAAGGCCGGATGGCTGGCCGCAGGGGCGCCATCGGCCCCGCGCTGCTGCGCCTTGCCGCTGCCGATCAGTTGCGCATTGGCCGGCTCGGAGAGCACGATGCGGGTGTCGGGCCGTTCACGGCGCAAGACGCGCGCAACGCCGACGACAGTGCCGCCGGTGCCATAGCCGGTGACGAAGCAGTCGAGCCGCGAGCCGGCGAAATCATTGATGATTTCGCGCGCGGTCGTCGCCTCGTGGATGGCGGCATTGGCGGCCGTCTCGAACTGGCGGGCAAGGAACCAGCCATTGGCCTCGGCCAGCTCGACCGCCTTCTTGTACATGCCGAAACCCTTTTCGGCGCGTGGCGTCAGCACCACCTTGGCGCCGAGCATGCGCATCAGCTTGCGGCGCTCGACCGAAAAGCTGTCGGCCATGGTGACGACCAGCGGATAGTTCTTTTGCGCGCAGACCATGGCGAGGCCGATCCCGGTGTTGCCGCTGGTCGCCTCGACCACGGTCTGGCCCGGCTTCAGCGCGCCGCTGCGCTCGCCCTCCTCGATGATGTTGAGCGCCAGCCGGTCCTTCACCGAGGCGCCCGGATTGAAGAACTCGGCCTTGACGTAGATGGTCGCATGGGCCGGTGCGAGATTGTTGATGCGCACCGCCGGCGTGTCGCCGACCGTGTCCAGAATGCTGTCGAACAGGTGGCCGCGCCCGGCGGTGGTCCTGATTCTTTGTTTGTTCAACATCGTTGATCTCCTCCATCGTGTTCATCTTCACAGGCCGGTTACAAACCGCCGGCCTGGGCGGCGAGGTTTCGAGACCTTGTCGCGCTAGGGCTGACATGCCGGCGATGCGGCATTGACCGCGGCCGGCGCGAAATTCGCCGCCGGATGCGCCGTGTCGTGTTTGGTGATAAAGCAAGGGCCGACAGGCCAGCGTGGGAGCAGGCGTGGAAACGGACGTGGAAACCGCACCATCAAGGCAGGACGGCGGCATGCCGTGCCTGTCCGTGCGGCTGCTCGGACCGTTGACGGTCACGCGCAACGGCGCGCCGATGGCGCTGGCGGCGTCACGCAAGCTGCGGGCGCTGCTGGCCTATCTCGTGCTGGCGCCGCACCCGGTGGGGCGCAGCCGCCTGTGCGAACTTCTGTGGGATGTGCCCAACGATCCGCGAGGCGAGCTGCGCTGGTGCCTGAGCAAGTTGCGCGGCGCTCTCGACACGCCGGACCGGCGCCATGTCCGCACGCAGGACGATACGGTCGCGCTCGATCTCGGCGGCTGCCTTGTCGATGCCCTGGAGATCAGCCGTGCCGCCGCGCACGGGATCGACACACTCGATGCGGAGCGGTTGCGAACCCTGGCAAAACTCTTCGCCGGCGATTTTCTCGACGGGCTGGAGCTCGAACGCAATCCGCACTTCAACAGCTGGCTGATCGGCCAGCGCCGCCGCTTCCGGTCCGTCCATGCAGCGGTGTTGGAACGGCTCGTCGCGAGCCTGCCCGCGGACTGCGACGAGGGCATCGCGCATCTCGACAGGTGGGTGGAACTCGCGCCTTTCGACGAGCGCGCGCATACGACGCTGCTGGCGAGCCTCGCCCGGCGCGGCGAGATCGCCGCGGCCGAGAGGCATCTGGCGGTGGCGGCACAATTGTTCCAGTCGGAAGACCTGGATTTCGCCCCGCTGCGGGCAACATGGCGCATGATCCGTGACCAGCAGGCGCAGCCGGCCTGCCAGTCCACGGGATCGCAATTGGCGTCATCGCTAGACCTGCTCAACCATGGTCCGCCCGACTCCGGTCCAGTCGAGCCGAGCCATGCTTCGCTGGCGGTGATGCCGTTTGTGGAGGAAGCCCGCCTGCGCGGCGGGCTGGCCGACGGCCTCACCCATGACATCATCACCCGTCTCGCCAAGCTGCGGGATTTCTTCGTCATCGCGCGCGGATCGGTGTTCGCGCTGGCCGACAAGGGCATCGCGCCCGAGGAGGCAGGCCGCCGGCTGAAGGTCGACTATGTCGCCACCGGCACGGTGCGCAGCATGGCCAGCCGCCTGATCGTCAGCGTCGAACTCGTCGAGGTGCGTACCGCCAGAATCGTCTGGGCCGAGACCTTCGAGCGCCGTCCGGACGACATTTTTGCGGTGCTCGACGACATCGGCGACAGCATCGTGTCGTCGATCTCGGTGGAGATCGAGACGGTCGAGCGCAACCGCGCCCTGCTGAAGGCACCCAACTCACTCAATGCCTGGGAGGCCTATCATCGCGGCCTCTGGCACATGTACCGCTTCACCCAAGCCGAGAACGAAACGGCGCGGCATTTCTTTGCCAGGGCCTTGCAGCTCGATCCGACCTTCGCCCGCGCCTATGCCGGCCTGTCCTTCACCCATTGGCAGAACGCCTTCCAGCGCTGGGGCGACCGCGACCGGGAAAGCGCGCTGGCCTTCGAGAGCGCCGGCCAAAGCCTGCTGGTCGACGACCACAATCCGGCCGCTCACTGGGCGATGGGGCGGGCGCTGTGGCTGCGCGGCGAACAGGAGGGCTCACTGGGCGAACTGGAACAGGCGGTGAAACTCAGCCCCAATTTCGCGCTCGGCCATTACGCGCTGTCCTTCGTCCATTCGCAGTCGGGCGACCCGCGGGCGGCAATCGGCTCCTCCGATCATTCGCGCCATTTGAGTCCCTTCGATCCGCTGCTGTTCGGCATGCTGGGCGCGCGGGCCATGGCGCATGTCCGGCTCGGCCAGTTCGAGGAGGCGGCCGTATGGGCGCTGAAGGCGGCGGCGCGGCCGAACGCGCACACCATCATCCCGGCGATCGCGGCACATTGCCTGGCGCTGGCAGGACGGCTCGACGAGGCGCGCGGCTTTGCCGCCGCCATCCGCAAGACGTTGCCGGACTACCGCGCCGACGATTTCATCGGCACGTTCCGCTTCGAGCCCGACGCCGAAGCGTTATTCCGGCAAGGCGCCAGGCGGATAGGGTTGGGCTGATTTCAGGCTTGAACGCCTGGGTTAACGAAGTCGGAAGGAGTTGCTTAACCGTTGACGGCTATGTGACCTCGGGGGGTCCATGGCAAAGTGAGTGTGATGAGCGACAGCCCCGACAAGCGCAGCAGCGAATGGCGCGCCATTCTTCATATACAGGCCCGTATCGCCGTGCTGTTCGTTCCGGTCGTGGCCAGCCTGCTGCTCATCGCCGCCCTTGCCGGCAACGATCGCAAATCCGTTCCCGATGTCGACCGGACCGTTACCGGGTCGGTACGATAAATCAGGCCGAATCCGCTTTTCTCCGGGCTGCTCGGTAGCTCAGTAGAAGCGAGGGATCGGGCCGTTCTGCGGCGTCGTGCGGTCGCCGAGGTCGAGAAAGATCTCGTCGACATAACACCAGCCCCAGCCTTCCGGAGGATCATAGCCCTCGATCACGGGATGGCTGGTGGCATGAAAATGCTTGGTGGCGTGGCGGTTGGGTGAGTCGTCGCAGCAGCCGACATGGCCGCAGGTGCGGCAGAGCCGCAGATGCACCCACCACGAGCCGCTCTTCAGGCATTCCTCGCAGCCAAGCGCGCTCGGCGTCACGTCCTTGATATCAGCCGCGTGTCTGCACTCGTCAGCCATCACACTCTCCCGACAGGTCGAGGCGCGTCGGCACGGCTGCCTTCCCGCGCAAGAAATGCATGCAACGCCGCCACCACCTGGGCGCCTTCGCCGACGGCAGCCGCGACGCGTTTGACCGAGCCGGAGCGCACGTCGCCGATAGCGAACACGCCGCCGCGGCTCGTCTCCATCACGCCGTGCGCCGATGCTGTGTCCGAGCCGGTGCGGATGAAACCCCTGGCATCCAGCGCCACGTCGGATTGGGCGAGCCAATCGGTGTTCGGATCGGCGCCGATGAACAGGAAGAGATGGCGGATCGGCCGCGTCGTCGAGGCGCCGCTCGAGCGGTCGCGCCAGCGGACCGTGGCAAGATTGCCTTCCTCGCCGTCCAGCGCCTCGATCTCGGTGCCGGTCAGCACCTCGATATTCGGCTGCGCCCTGATGCGCTCGACGAGGTAACGCGACATCGAGGCTTCGAGACTGCCGCCACGCGCCAGCAGCGCCACTTTCCCGACATGGCTGGCCAGGAAGACGGCCGCCTGGCCAGCCGAATTGCCGGCGCCTACCAGCGCCACTTCCTGGCCGCCGCAAAGCCGTGCTTCGATGGGCGAGGCCCAATAATGCACTGAAGTGCCTTCGAACTCGGCGAGGTTGGCGACATCGAGGCGGCGATAGCGCGCGCCGCTGGCGATCACCACCGAGCGCGTGCGCACCGTCTCGCCGTCGCCGACCGCAAGCTGGTAGCGCGCGCCGTCGGTGGCGGCGCCGAGCAGCTTCACCTCGTCGGGGATGACCATCTCGACGCCGAATTTCTGCGCCTGGTTGTAGGCGCGTGCCATCAGCGCCATGCCGGTAATGCCCGTGGGGAAGCCGAGATAATTCTCGATGCGCGCGGAAGCGCCAGCCTGGCCGCCGAAGGCCCGGCAATCGAGCACGATGGTCGACAGCCCTTCGGACGCCGCATAGACCGCCGCCGCCAGCCCGGCCGGTCCGGCGCCGACGATGGCGACGTCATAGACCTTGCTGGCGTCGACCGGCCGCAGCAGGCCGATGCAGCGGGCGAGGTCTTTCTCCGCGGGATTGAGCAGCAGCCTGCCATTCGGGCAAAGCACGACCGGCAAATGGTGCGGATCGACATGGAAGTGCTCGAACAGCGTCTTCGCGCAAGGATCGGTTTTTGAATCGAGCACGCGGTGGGGCTGGCCGCTGCGGGCGAGAAAGCCCTGCAGGCGCAGAACATCGCCATTGTCGGCCGGCCCGACGATGATTGGACCGATCGTGCCGCTCTCGAGCAGCCCGACGCGGCGCAAAATCAGCGCCCGCATGATGCGCTCGCCGAGATTGGCCTCCTGCACCATCAGGTCGCGCAACCTCTGCGAGGAGATGACGAACGCCTCGACCGGCTCGGCCGCCTGCGCATTGACCAGCGAGGGACGAGCCGAAAGCTGCGCCAGTTCACCGACGAAGCTGCCGGGACCATGTGTGACGAGCGTCTCGCGTCGGCCGAGCTTGCCATCCTGGGTGATATCAACCTTGCCCGATAGGACGACGATCAGCCCCGGGGACACATCGCCGGTCTCGAAAATGTGCTCGCCGGCGGCATAGGCGCTGGCCTCGCCGAACCGGCGCATGCGATCGATGTCCGCCTCGGCCAGCGTTGGAAACGCCTGGTCGCGGCGGGCGCCGAAGATCGCGGTGCTGGATTGAGACATGGCAGCGAGCGTAGCGAAGCGGGAGCGCGGTTTGAAGCGGTTTGTTCGCGGACTAGCCGGGAGGGGAGGTTGGGCCAGTCACCATGCCGTCGCTCTGGGATGACCAGGGCCGGCCCACTTGAGAATTTCGAAACTCAGGGTTCGCCGCCCAGAGGAATGATCGCCTTGGGCCGCCGCCGCCTCTCAGGAGCCAGCCGCATCCGGCAACATACGCTTGAGCACATCGTCCTTGCGTATGAAATGATGCCACAGCGCAGCGGCCGCATGCAGTCCGGCAAGGATGAGGATCAGATTGGCGCAGAGGCTGTGCAGCTCCCTTACGAATCGGGCCGCGTCGCGGTCGGGAGAAACCGGCGCCGGGATGGTGAAGAGGCCAAAGAAGCTCAACGCATCGCCCCTGTACCACGTCAACACGATGCCAAGAACCGGTATGGCCACGAGCAGTGCGTAAAGCACCAGATGCGCGACCTTGGCCGTCCATCGTTCCAGCTCTGACATTTGCCGCGGCAGCCCCGGGGTTCCCAATGTCAGGCGCAGGCCGACGCGGACAACGATCAGCACGAACAAGAGCATCCCAAACGAAATATGAAGCCACCAGACGAGCGCACGGCCGGGGTCGCCGCGGGGAAAAAGCTCCTCGACATAGGTCAAGCCATAAAGACCGATAACCAGCAGGAACACGGCCCAGTGCATGGCCTTTTGCGCGCTTGTGTAGGTGGGATTCATGCGAGGCATCCAGTTTTGAATGTTTCTAAACTACGCGCGATCATGTCAAAGCTTTGTCGGGACAGTGGTCCTTTTTGGTCGCGCCGGGCCGGACACGATGCGTCCTTTCGGGAGGCGCCGGGAGATGAGGCACTGAGCCGTAGCCGAACCGGCGCATGCGATCGACATCCGCCTCGGCCAGCGTTGGAAACGCGTGGTCGCGGCGGGCGCCGAAGATCGCGGTGCTGGCGGGAATTGCGGCGTGGATGGTGGGCGGTGCGTCGTGCCTGTGTCGCTGCCTAGCTGCGAGGCCTGCCTCGACGGTGCGCATTTTGATCAAGTCAAAGTAACCTATAAGTAAGATAGGACCGGTATCGATAAGGTACTTTGAATAGTATCGCATATTAGAGATAGTTAAAATACAATGGTCTTAACTACTGAAGTTTCTCAGTACAGCCCGCCGGCAAAATGGTCAGTGAGACTGGCATTCTGCGTAGGCATCTATGTCCTGGTCGCATTCTTCCTGGACCCGCAATCATTCGTAGCTCTAAGTCAGATTCACGTCGAAAAATTCGTCGTCGCCATTCCGATATTGTTGGTTGGCGGCGTTGGCACCGCCGCGCTCATTTTCGGGCGTCAGGCTCCGACGCGATACGCCGTCGAACTGCTTCGAGCGCGCTGGCGGGGGTGTGTGCCGGTGCTCCTGTTCTTCCTCGTCGGGATGACTGCGTTTTCCACCCACAAGAGCATGATCCCGAGGATCGTTCCGTTCTATGCCGACCCATGGCTTGCCGACCTCGACGAGTGGATACACCGAGCGGCGCCATGGGAATTGGCGCATCGTCTCGATCACGATCTATGGGCGTTCTTCGTTTTCAAGAATTACGATGTGCTTTGGTATGCGCAATGGTTTGGAACGGTTCTTTTCGTGGCGATGTGGTCGGATCGGATCGCACGCATTCGCTATCTCTGGGCGTTGGCGTTGACCATCTCGATCATTGGTACCTTGCTCGCCCTCTTCCTGTCGTCGGCGGGTCCGATCTACTATGATCACTTTGTCGGCGATAATCGCTTCGGTGGTCTCGGGGTCGCCATGTCTGCGCTGGAGTCCAGCGTTATCGTGCGAGAATACGCCGATTATCTCTTGACCCTGCACACGACAGGGAATGCAGGCCTGGGAGGCGGCATCTCGGCCATGCCCAGCCTGCACGTCGCCCTTGCCGTCCTGAACGCATATTTCCTTTCCTCCCTCAACCGCTGGCTTGGCGTTCTCGGCTGGATCTTCGCGGCCTTGA
Coding sequences within:
- a CDS encoding CDGSH iron-sulfur domain-containing protein, which codes for MAGMVESDKIDVGFSGKRCIHSRNCVLGDPHVFVPNAPGQWIHPEAASVEKIVALAENCPSGAITYVRKDGGPQEKPPAVNTVRLRENGPLAVHAEIVLGDETFFRATLCRCGASQNKPFCDNSHIKAGFAATGEPALKDTPALETRNGPLKATPTANGPLKLEGNVEIVTGTGHTVDRTTKVFLCRCGHSANKPFCDGSHKKVGFVG
- a CDS encoding PLP-dependent cysteine synthase family protein translates to MLNKQRIRTTAGRGHLFDSILDTVGDTPAVRINNLAPAHATIYVKAEFFNPGASVKDRLALNIIEEGERSGALKPGQTVVEATSGNTGIGLAMVCAQKNYPLVVTMADSFSVERRKLMRMLGAKVVLTPRAEKGFGMYKKAVELAEANGWFLARQFETAANAAIHEATTAREIINDFAGSRLDCFVTGYGTGGTVVGVARVLRRERPDTRIVLSEPANAQLIGSGKAQQRGADGAPAASHPAFEPHPIQGWTPDFIPNVLQEAIDASLYDEVIPIAGSDGIKWARALAQKEGIFTGISGGATFAVARQIAEKAPAGSVILCMLPDTGERYMSTPLFDGIEAEMDADELALSRSTPGCQFPAA
- a CDS encoding pyridoxal phosphate-dependent decarboxylase family protein; translation: MDIAQETLGVATEEALDPADWADVQALSRRVVDDAVDYLRDVRDRPVWREMPVDVRAFFAAPLPRAPAPLADVYGEVSRTVMSYPMGNIHPRFWSWYMGSSNFTGALGDFLAAIQGSNLGGGNHAAGLMDGQVVNWCKEMLGFPASASGTLVSGGSMANIIGLTVARNVKAGIDVREHGVAAIEKPLRFYGSDQIHSCHRKAMEALGLGNRALRRIPTDAGLRIDISALRAAIAEDRAAGFKPACIIGTAGTVNTGAIDDLKALAKLAHEEGLWFHVDGCIGALIAIAPQNAHRVAGIEWADSIALDPHKWLHAPFEVGCALVRDAAAHRRSFAVTPEYLESTPRGLASGEWLHDYGLQTSRGFRALKVWMALKEHGVEKFGRLIDQNIAQASYLAGLIEAEPSLELAAAPTINIVCFRYQPGLAGEALKALNTEIMLRLQEQGIAALSDTTVHGEHWLRVAITNHRTRRDDLDLLVREVVRLGREITAQRPLSS
- a CDS encoding hydantoinase/oxoprolinase family protein produces the protein MTAKSKPAPLFLGIDTGGTYTDAVLWSETEGPQEGPNKGKVLAKAKALTTRHDLAVGISGAVDAVLEKAGTNPADIKLVSMSTTLATNALVEGQGGRVALVMIGFSEADLARDGLKTALGTDPVVFCPGGHDVHGNAAKLDLSGLEAMLPELGVSVSGFAVCAYFATRNPAHEIAARELIRDRTGLPVTSSHELSAKLGGPRRALTTLLNARLISMIDRLVAATEGFLTARNIAAPLMVVRGDGALVSAAFARQRPIETILSGPAASLVGARHMTGLDNAVVSDIGGTTTDVAVLDGGRPRLDPEGATVGGFRTMVEAVAMRTFGLGGDSEVTLEDGALNPKILLGPRRLVPLALAGMAHGEAVTAELERQLRAPNTGRMDGRFAVRTGVPDRLAAGLTAPETKLYEAIGATPLALDRLLTSNAQNATLNRLVSRGLVHISGFTPSDAAHVLGKQANWDAAAARLGAELFARRRDGRGQPIAASPEVISERVLVTLTRWSAEYILETAFAEDGLDGAATVAHALVQRAVDAHPGIARLSVALDRPVIGLGASAPLHYAGLAPLVGNECLVPRDTDVANALGAVVGQVRVSAEARVSQPKEGLFRLASGETVRDFLDEAAAIAAAEADVRAIVAQRALDAGTDSAEIDVATEFRVSTVEAQRMFIEAHVVAVASGRPRIAV